ACGCGATCGCCGTCAGCCTGCTCGCCGCGAACAACCCTCTGGGAGTGGTCCCCGCGGCGCTGCTGTTCGGCGCGCTCGACTCCGCGAGCTCGCACGTCCAGATCCATAGCGAGGTGCCCGTCCAGCTGATCGACGGGATCGTCGGCCTCGTCGTCCTGTTCGTCGCCGCCCCCGAACTCTTCCGGATGATCGCCGAACGGACCGGCCTCGGGGGTGATCGCCGGTGAGCCTGGCGGAGCTCTCCGCCCGGCGGGGCGTCCGCCTCGGCGGGCTCGGCCTGCTCGGCGCGGTCGCGCTCGGTGGCGCTCTCGTGGTCCTGTTCGACGTCCCGCTGGGACGGATCGTCACCGTCGGCTTCGTCAACCGGACGCTGCTGGCCGCGTCGCCGATCGCGCTCGCGGCGATCGGCGGGCTCTACGCCGAGAAGAGCGGCGTGTTCAACATCGGCCTCGAGGGGTTCATGATCTTCGGGGCGATCAGCGCCGCGGCCGTGCTCTACGGCCTGGGCGGGACCGATCCCACACAGCTCCACGTCTGGGGGGCGGTCGTCGCCGCGGTCGCGTTCTCTGTCGCGCTCACCGCCGGCTACGCGGTGCTCCTCATCCGGTACAGGGCCGACCAGATCGTCGCGGGACTGGCCGTCTGGTTCATGGGCCTCGGGTTCGCGCCCTTCGCCGCCTCGCTGATCTGGGGGACGGTACGGAGCCCGGGGCTCACGAGGGTCACCCACTACTCGCTGCCGTACCTCGTCGAGTTCCCGGTCGTCGGCCCGATCCTCTTCCGGCAGTCGCCGTTCGTCGTGCTCACCGCCCTCCTCGTCGCCGTCTCCTGGGTGGTTCTCTACCGGACGAGATACGGCTACTGGATCCAGGCCGCCGGCGACAACCCGGAGGCGCTCGACACCGCGGGCGTGAACGTCAACCGCGTCCGGTACGCGACGGTGATCTTCTCGGGCGTGATGGCCGGCCTCGGCGGGGCGGTGTTGCTCGCGCACGCGGGGAACTTCATCGGGACCGGCGACACGATGGTCGACGGCCGCGGCTGGATCGCCATCGTCGCCTACCTCTTCGGCAACTACAACCCGCTGGGTGCGGCCGCCGCGGCGCTACTGTTCGGCGGCCTCGACATGCTTCAGGTGCAGTTCCAGACGGCCGACATCGCGGTCTCGGGTCGGCTCATGGGGCTCGCCCCGTACGTCGGCGTGATCGTCGTCCTCACGATCTGGGGGAAGACGCGGATGCCCGCGTCGGTCGGCGAGCCCTACGAGAGCGAGGACTGATAGGGATCGTCGTAGCCGATCACTCCTCCTAGACGGACACATCACCGGTGTCGTTCGGTTCTCAGTCGAGGAACGACGAGTTTCTCCGACGATCCCTCTGAGCCACACGGTCGGCCGTCCCGGTAGTGCCCCCGTCGAGTCCGTACCGATCGCCCCGACCCGGGCCCGTGAATCAGTCGTCGGCCGGCGTCGACTCCGTCTCCCACTCCCGGTCGATCGCGTAGCGGATGTAACCCTGCGGTCGCTCGCGGTTCTCCGCGGGGACGGGGTCGGTCGCGAGGCTCACGCCGACGAACAGCACGGCGTTGACGATCAGCCCGTAGAAGCCCGGCGTGAAGTTCGGCGCGCCCGTGGGGAGTGTGAGGACCCCGAACGTGAGCACCGCGGCGACGGCGACGCCCGAACCAAGCCCGACCAGCGCACCCTCCCGCGAGGCGCGCTCCCAGTAGAGCGCGCCGAGGACGATCGGCAGCGTCTGGGTCAGGCCGTCGAAGGCGACCAGCGTGACCATCACGATGATGTCGACGTCCTGGATGGCGATGACGTACGAGCCGATCGCCAGGAAGAGGACGAGGACCTGTGCGATCCGGGTCTTTCGCCGCTCGTCGACGTCCCTGTCTGCGATGGTGTTCTCGTACCAGTCGCGGGTGATGAGCGAGGCCACCGCGTGGAGCATGGCGTCTTTCGAACTCATGGAGGCGGCGACCGCGCCGGCGACGACGATCGAGGCGAACCAGACGGGCGTGAACTCGTAGAGGACAGCTGGAATCGCCGAGTCCGGGTCCGCGAGGTCGGGGAAGTGGATCACCGCGCCGACCGCGAGGAACGCGAGCGGGAGGTAAAAGAGGAGGAGGTAGGCCCTCCCACCGGCGGCGGTCCACTTGAGCGTCCGCGGGGAGCGCGCGCTGTAGTACCGCAGGAAGATGTGCGGGGACATCGCGACGCCGACGTCGGTGACGACGACGAACGAGAACAGGAACCCCGGGGTGAGCGTGTCGATCGGGCTGGGGAGGACGAGATACTCGGCGAAGTTCGCCTGGAGGTCGGCCCAGAAGTCGCTCGGGCCGGTGGGCGAGGAAGACGAAGATGAAACCCGCGAGCCACATCGCGGCGAACATGAATACGCCCTGGACGGTGTCGGTCCAGGCGATCGAGCGCATCCCGCCGAGCCAGACGTATATCACGCCGATGACGAGCAGGTAGGCCGCGCCGAGTTCGAAGCTGACCGCTCCCTCGGTGGCCGTCTCGAAGATGACGCCGCTGCCGATCATCTGTATCGCGATGTACGGGAAGGTGAAGACGATGAAGACGAAGCTCACGAGCAACGAGAGCGTCTTCGAGCCGTAGAAGTCCTCGAGGAGGTCAGAGGGGGTGACGTAGTCGTGGCGCTTGCCGAGCAGCCAGACGCGCGAGCCGACGATCCAGAGGATGAGCCCCGAGAGCGTCACCCAGGCTCACGCGAGGATAGTGAACGCTATGACGATAGCCCGATAGTTCCGGTCGACAGTGGACGCGATCAGGGAGGAACCGAGAGGGTTCGGGGTTCGGTTCGGACCGCATCTGGCCGCCTTCAGCGTCGGCTACGTCGTCTTCTCCTACGCCTCGGTGCCGGGAGTGGTGATGGCCGAGTTCGGCGTCGGCTTCACGGCCGTCGGGCTGCTCATGAGCGCCGCGCTCGCCTCGTTCGTCGCGGTCCAGTTGATCGGCGGACGGCTCGTCGACGACCGGCCGACGCTCCCGGTCTTACTGGGCGTCGTCGTCGTCAACGCGGCGCTCGCGGTCGCGCTCGACCTGAGCACGACGTTCTCGGGGCTTATCGTCCTCCGCGGGCTCTGGGGGTTCGCGGGCGGGCTCGCGGTCACCGTCTGTGCGACGCAGATCTCGCGAGTGTACACCGGCTCGACGGCGACCTGGCACCAGAGCGTCAACGGCGGGATGTTCACGTTCGGCGGCGCCTCGTCGTTCGTCGTGACCCCGGCGGTCGTCGGTACCACGGGGTGGTTCGGCGTCCACGCAGTCGGCGCGCTCGTAGCGCTCCCGGCGATCGTGGCGCTGTGGGTCGATCGACGGGCCGCCGGGGAGACCGCGCCCACAGGACAGGGAGTCCGATCGCCGGCAGGCCCCGAGACCCCCCGGTTCGCGACGCTCCGAAACCGTCTCGTCCTCCTCGCCGCCGTCTGTAACGTCGCGACGCTCGGGGCGTACATCACCCTCTCGACGTTCGTCACCTCGTACTTCGACGACGTCGGCGTGATCGGTCCGCTGAACGCGATCGCCCTCCTCGTGGCCTCGCTCGGTCGCGTCGGTGGCGGGGTCGCGATCCTCCGACCGGGACTCGACGACGGCCACGTCATCGCGGCCGCGTCGGGTGCCGGTGCGGTCGGGCTGTTCCTGATCGTGCTGGTGGGGGATGGCTCGCTCCTCGTCGTCTTTCTCCCGCTGCTCGCGCTCGCGGCCGTCTCCCTGCCGTTCGGTGCGATCTTCAAGATCACGGCTGGTGCGTCGCGTCGTGACGGGACGGCGGTCGCGATCGTCGTCGCCGCCGGAAACGGGGCCGCGATCGTCCTCCCGGCGGTGACGGGGCGGCTCCGGGACCTCACCGGCGGGTACGACGGCGCGTTCGTCCTGCTCGCGCTGGTGAACGCCGTCGCCGCGTGTGCGGGGATCGCGATCGCCCGCCGGACCTAGTACCTCGTGTTCCCTCGATCGAGAGCGCGCCGCCCGGCCGCCGGGGTCGGAGCGCCTGCCTCGTTCCGTGGGTTTTAGACGGGGTGTCGTGATTGCCAGGTATGTCTCGGTCATCGACCCGCCACCGGATCGGGGTCGACGTCGGCGGCACGTTCACCGACGTCGTGACGGTCTCCGACGGCTCGCTCCACGTGACGAAGACGCCGTCGACGCCGGCCTCGCCGGACGAGGGTGTCGTCGACGGACTCGAACGGACGCGCGAGGACCTCGACCTCGGGTACGGGGACGTCGAGTTCTTCGCACACGGGACGACCGTCGCGACGAACGCGGTCCTCGAACGCGAGTGGGCGCCGACCGCGCTCGTCACGACCGAGGGCTTTCGTGACATCCTCGAGATCGGTCGGCAGGCACGCCCGGACATCTACGACTTCGACGTGACGAAGCCGGTTCCGATCGTCGAGCGGAATCTGCGCTACGAGGTGACCGAACGGCTCGACGAACGTGGCCGGGTCGAGGTACCGCTCGACGAGGAGAGCGTGCGGGCGGTCGCCGACCGGCTGCGGGAGCGGGAGGTCGAGAGCGTCGCGATCTCGCTTCTGTTCGCCTTCGAGAACGCGGATCACGAGCGGCGGGCCGAGGAACTGCTTCGGGAGGCGGGGAGCGAGACGTCGTACTCGCTGTCGAGTGAGGTGCTCCCGGAGATCAGGGAGTACGAGCGGACGCTCGCGACCGCGCTCAACGCGGCGCTGAAGCCGGTGATGGACAGCTACATCGGCCGTCTGGAGTCGGCGATCGCGGAGCGAGAGATCCCGGCCACGCTGCAGATCATGCAGTCGAACGGGGGGGTCATCGGGGCGAAACGGGCCCGACAGCGCCCGATCAACACGCTGCTCTCCGGCCCGGCGGCGGGTGTCCAGGGGGCGGCGCACGTCGCCGGCCTCCTGGGTGTCGAGGACGTCCTCACGATGGACATGGGCGGGACCTCGTGTGACGTCTCGCTCG
This region of Halalkalicoccus sp. CGA53 genomic DNA includes:
- a CDS encoding ABC transporter permease; protein product: MSLAELSARRGVRLGGLGLLGAVALGGALVVLFDVPLGRIVTVGFVNRTLLAASPIALAAIGGLYAEKSGVFNIGLEGFMIFGAISAAAVLYGLGGTDPTQLHVWGAVVAAVAFSVALTAGYAVLLIRYRADQIVAGLAVWFMGLGFAPFAASLIWGTVRSPGLTRVTHYSLPYLVEFPVVGPILFRQSPFVVLTALLVAVSWVVLYRTRYGYWIQAAGDNPEALDTAGVNVNRVRYATVIFSGVMAGLGGAVLLAHAGNFIGTGDTMVDGRGWIAIVAYLFGNYNPLGAAAAALLFGGLDMLQVQFQTADIAVSGRLMGLAPYVGVIVVLTIWGKTRMPASVGEPYESED
- a CDS encoding sodium:solute symporter family protein codes for the protein MDTLTPGFLFSFVVVTDVGVAMSPHIFLRYYSARSPRTLKWTAAGGRAYLLLFYLPLAFLAVGAVIHFPDLADPDSAIPAVLYEFTPVWFASIVVAGAVAASMSSKDAMLHAVASLITRDWYENTIADRDVDERRKTRIAQVLVLFLAIGSYVIAIQDVDIIVMVTLVAFDGLTQTLPIVLGALYWERASREGALVGLGSGVAVAAVLTFGVLTLPTGAPNFTPGFYGLIVNAVLFVGVSLATDPVPAENRERPQGYIRYAIDREWETESTPADD
- a CDS encoding MFS transporter encodes the protein MDAIREEPRGFGVRFGPHLAAFSVGYVVFSYASVPGVVMAEFGVGFTAVGLLMSAALASFVAVQLIGGRLVDDRPTLPVLLGVVVVNAALAVALDLSTTFSGLIVLRGLWGFAGGLAVTVCATQISRVYTGSTATWHQSVNGGMFTFGGASSFVVTPAVVGTTGWFGVHAVGALVALPAIVALWVDRRAAGETAPTGQGVRSPAGPETPRFATLRNRLVLLAAVCNVATLGAYITLSTFVTSYFDDVGVIGPLNAIALLVASLGRVGGGVAILRPGLDDGHVIAAASGAGAVGLFLIVLVGDGSLLVVFLPLLALAAVSLPFGAIFKITAGASRRDGTAVAIVVAAGNGAAIVLPAVTGRLRDLTGGYDGAFVLLALVNAVAACAGIAIARRT